One window of the Roseovarius sp. THAF9 genome contains the following:
- the pufQ gene encoding cytochrome PufQ, translated as MTDMTSNPPRRSTTGRRRTAEFWVYFTLIFFCAVPFTTFRWVRDIAERHTLNVRGPLARAWSEADRITPLIFSV; from the coding sequence ATGACTGACATGACGTCCAACCCGCCGAGACGCAGCACCACGGGACGCCGCAGAACCGCGGAGTTCTGGGTGTATTTTACGCTGATCTTCTTTTGCGCGGTGCCGTTCACGACGTTCCGCTGGGTCCGCGATATCGCGGAGCGCCACACGCTGAATGTGCGCGGCCCGCTGGCGCGTGCCTGGTCCGAAGCGGACCGGATCACGCCGCTGATTTTCTCGGTCTGA
- the pufB gene encoding light-harvesting antenna LH1, beta subunit: MADNTDLSFTGLTDEQAQELHSVYMSGLTLFTLVAVIAHIATYIWAPWF; the protein is encoded by the coding sequence ATGGCTGATAACACCGACCTGTCCTTTACAGGTCTTACCGACGAGCAAGCCCAGGAGTTGCATTCGGTGTATATGAGCGGCCTTACGCTCTTCACACTGGTTGCGGTCATCGCGCACATCGCGACGTACATCTGGGCTCCTTGGTTCTGA
- the pufA gene encoding light-harvesting antenna LH1, alpha subunit yields MSKFYKIWLIFDPRRVFVAQGAFLFLLAVMIHLVVLSNGVNWFENAAASRAAASE; encoded by the coding sequence ATGTCGAAGTTCTACAAGATCTGGCTCATTTTCGATCCGCGCCGCGTGTTCGTAGCACAAGGCGCATTCCTGTTCCTTTTGGCCGTCATGATCCACCTGGTGGTTCTGTCGAACGGTGTCAACTGGTTCGAGAATGCAGCGGCGTCCCGCGCTGCGGCGTCCGAGTGA
- the pufL gene encoding photosynthetic reaction center subunit L, which translates to MALLSFERKYRVRGGTLIGGDLFDFWVGPFYVGFFGVLGAFFALLGTILIFWGAAHQGTWNPWLINIAPPDLSYGLGAAPLMEGGLWQIITICAIGAFSCWALREVEICRKLGIGYHVPFAFSVAIFAYVTLVVFRPVLMGAWGHGFPYGIFSHLDWVSNTGYAYLHFHYNPAHMLAVTFFFTTTLALALHGGLILSAANPEKGEVMKTPDHEDTFFRDFIGYSVGTLGIHRVGLLLALNAGFWSAVCIIISGPVWTKGWPEWWNWWLELPIWPSQMGV; encoded by the coding sequence ATGGCGTTGCTCAGCTTTGAGAGAAAATACCGGGTCCGCGGGGGGACACTGATCGGAGGCGACCTGTTCGACTTCTGGGTCGGGCCGTTCTACGTGGGCTTTTTCGGCGTGCTGGGCGCGTTCTTTGCGCTTCTTGGCACAATCCTGATCTTCTGGGGAGCGGCCCACCAGGGCACGTGGAACCCCTGGCTGATCAATATCGCGCCGCCCGACCTGTCCTATGGCCTGGGCGCGGCCCCGCTGATGGAGGGCGGACTGTGGCAGATCATCACGATCTGCGCGATCGGCGCCTTCAGTTGCTGGGCGCTGCGAGAGGTCGAGATCTGCCGCAAGCTGGGTATCGGGTATCACGTGCCCTTCGCCTTCAGCGTCGCGATCTTTGCCTATGTCACGCTGGTCGTGTTCCGTCCCGTCCTGATGGGCGCGTGGGGGCACGGCTTCCCATACGGAATTTTCAGTCACCTCGACTGGGTCAGCAATACCGGCTACGCTTACCTGCATTTCCATTACAACCCGGCGCACATGCTGGCAGTGACGTTCTTCTTCACCACCACGCTGGCCCTCGCGCTGCACGGCGGGCTGATCCTGTCGGCGGCCAACCCCGAGAAGGGCGAGGTCATGAAGACACCGGACCACGAGGACACGTTCTTTCGTGATTTCATCGGCTACTCGGTCGGCACGCTGGGCATCCACCGCGTCGGGCTGCTGTTGGCGCTGAACGCGGGCTTCTGGTCGGCGGTCTGCATCATCATCAGCGGTCCGGTCTGGACCAAGGGCTGGCCCGAATGGTGGAACTGGTGGCTCGAGCTGCCGATCTGGCCGTCGCAGATGGGGGTATAA
- the pufM gene encoding photosynthetic reaction center subunit M, whose product MIEYQNIFTQVQVRGNPEWGMDNDNHMMDERGFKPRFSNLVGWIGNAQIGPIYLGWTGLVSLVTFILALNIVGFNMLAQVNWSIPEFLRQGFWLALEPPGPEHGLSIPPLNDGGWFIIASFLLLVSVMTWLIRSYLLAAQHKMGKHVFWAFASAIWLMLVLNLFRPILMGSWSEAVPYGIFPHLDWTTAFSIRYGNLYYNPFHCLSIVFLYGSTLLFAMHGATILAVTRYGGDRELEQIVDRGTATERAALFWRWTMGFNATMEGIHRWAWWFAVLTPITGGIGILLTGTVVDNWFIWAQEHNFAPAYDGSYGYEAYGSYEAFIGKED is encoded by the coding sequence ATGATCGAGTATCAGAACATATTCACGCAGGTCCAAGTCCGCGGAAATCCCGAATGGGGCATGGACAACGACAACCACATGATGGACGAGCGCGGGTTCAAGCCGCGGTTCAGCAACCTGGTGGGCTGGATCGGCAATGCCCAGATCGGCCCGATCTACCTTGGCTGGACCGGGCTGGTAAGCCTCGTGACCTTCATCCTGGCGTTGAACATCGTCGGCTTCAACATGCTGGCGCAGGTCAACTGGTCGATCCCCGAATTCCTGCGCCAAGGCTTCTGGCTGGCGCTTGAGCCGCCGGGGCCGGAGCATGGCCTGTCCATCCCGCCACTGAATGACGGGGGCTGGTTCATCATTGCCAGCTTCTTGCTGCTGGTGAGCGTGATGACTTGGCTTATCCGCAGCTACCTGCTGGCGGCGCAGCACAAGATGGGTAAGCACGTCTTCTGGGCCTTCGCGAGTGCGATCTGGCTGATGCTGGTGCTGAACCTCTTTCGCCCGATCCTGATGGGATCGTGGAGCGAGGCGGTGCCTTACGGCATCTTCCCGCACCTTGACTGGACCACGGCGTTCTCGATCCGGTATGGCAATCTTTACTACAACCCGTTCCACTGCCTGAGCATCGTGTTTCTGTACGGCTCGACGCTGCTCTTCGCCATGCACGGTGCGACCATCCTGGCCGTCACCCGCTATGGCGGCGACCGCGAGCTGGAGCAGATCGTCGACCGGGGCACGGCCACGGAACGCGCCGCCCTGTTCTGGCGCTGGACCATGGGCTTTAACGCCACGATGGAAGGCATCCACCGCTGGGCGTGGTGGTTCGCGGTCCTGACGCCGATCACCGGCGGGATCGGCATCCTGCTGACCGGCACGGTCGTCGACAACTGGTTCATCTGGGCGCAGGAGCACAACTTTGCACCGGCTTACGATGGCTCTTACGGCTACGAGGCTTACGGGTCTTACGAAGCCTTCATCGGCAAGGAGGACTGA
- the pufC gene encoding photosynthetic reaction center cytochrome PufC → MLPNWFNKWNADNPTNIYGPAIAIGVVGGAVLVAAWVVSAGQPYATESLQTGPRGTGMSVPEFKSDLNEPDPGIAGYMATRSDPVVPQGGEELAGDARENVPPGLEDLTVENYDRLIAAMQQWTGIPNLFEDMDSYQTSVGYTMIGMTQNLNENWDGHVNANKEVGVTCYTCHRGQPVPSDIWFDISPVNERVEGWGAVQNRVTPLSSYTSLPSDALQTYLVDGESIKVHDLDSRVVGVPGVDDYPGIQHAERTYAFMNYISNSLGVNCVFCHNSRAFYDGAQVTPQWATETLGIQMVQELNNDYLIPIAGLLPESRLGPKNGDAPKAACRTCHKGYQQPLQGTNVIKDWPELATTSGEPEYGE, encoded by the coding sequence ATGCTACCAAACTGGTTCAACAAGTGGAACGCCGACAACCCCACGAACATCTATGGCCCCGCGATTGCTATTGGGGTCGTTGGGGGCGCGGTTCTGGTGGCGGCCTGGGTGGTCTCTGCCGGTCAGCCCTACGCCACGGAAAGCTTGCAGACGGGCCCGCGCGGCACCGGCATGTCCGTGCCCGAGTTCAAGTCCGACCTGAATGAGCCCGATCCGGGCATCGCGGGCTACATGGCCACCCGCTCGGACCCGGTGGTACCGCAGGGCGGAGAGGAACTGGCCGGCGATGCGCGTGAGAACGTGCCGCCGGGGCTGGAAGACCTGACGGTCGAGAACTACGACCGCCTTATTGCCGCGATGCAGCAGTGGACGGGCATTCCCAACCTTTTCGAAGATATGGACAGCTATCAGACCTCGGTGGGCTATACCATGATCGGCATGACCCAGAACCTGAACGAGAACTGGGACGGGCATGTCAACGCCAACAAGGAAGTCGGCGTGACATGTTACACCTGCCACCGCGGCCAGCCCGTGCCGAGCGATATCTGGTTCGATATCAGCCCGGTCAACGAAAGGGTCGAAGGCTGGGGGGCCGTGCAGAACCGGGTGACGCCGCTGTCGAGCTATACCTCGCTGCCGTCCGACGCGTTGCAGACCTACCTTGTGGATGGTGAATCCATCAAGGTACACGATCTGGACAGCCGCGTGGTCGGTGTGCCGGGTGTTGACGACTATCCCGGCATCCAGCACGCGGAACGTACCTATGCGTTCATGAACTACATCTCGAACTCGCTGGGGGTGAACTGTGTCTTCTGCCACAACTCCCGCGCCTTCTATGACGGGGCGCAGGTGACACCGCAATGGGCGACCGAGACGCTGGGCATCCAGATGGTGCAGGAGTTGAACAACGACTACCTGATCCCGATTGCAGGGCTGCTGCCCGAAAGCCGGCTGGGGCCGAAGAATGGCGACGCGCCCAAGGCGGCGTGCCGGACGTGCCACAAGGGCTATCAGCAACCGCTTCAGGGCACGAACGTCATCAAGGACTGGCCGGAACTGGCCACGACGTCCGGAGAGCCGGAGTACGGCGAATAA
- the dxs gene encoding 1-deoxy-D-xylulose-5-phosphate synthase: MQQTTPNTPILDRVAGPQDLRQMPDEDLAALADELRAEVISAVSETGGHLGSSLGVVELAVAIHSVFNTPMDKLVWDVGHQCYPHKILTGRRDRIRTLRQKDGLSGFTKRKESEFDPFGAAHSSTSISAALGFTVGRDMGRPTGDAIAVIGDGSISAGMAYEAMNNAGAEGRRMFVILNDNEMSIAPPVGAMSSYLSGLYANEPLARVKSLAEGFEAALPAPMREGAKRARQLVTGVSQSGTLFEELGFEYVGPINGHDMAQLLPVLRAARTRATGPVLIHVCTVKGKGYAPAETSADCGHGVSKFDPETGVQAKKSGGAPSYTSVFGKALTDEAARDPNIVAVTAAMPSGTGVNVMAERFPTRVFDVGIAEQHAVTFAAGMAASGLRPFCAIYSTFLQRGYDQVVHDVALQGLPVRFAIDRAGLVGADGPTHAGAFDVGYLGALPGMVCMAAADEAELTHMVATAAAHDDGPIAFRYPRGAGTGVDLPERGEVLEIGKGRVLQEGDDVAILSYGAHWAECRAAVTALEAEGLSVTLADARFAKPLDMDLIRQLARHHRALITVEEGAMAGFGAMVLQALAAEGAFDRGLAVRTMHLPDRYIDQASPEDMYADAGLTAADIAATARAAVGRAAEVVTLNAVG, encoded by the coding sequence ATGCAACAGACCACACCAAACACACCGATACTTGACCGCGTGGCGGGGCCGCAGGATCTGCGGCAGATGCCCGACGAGGATCTGGCGGCGCTGGCCGACGAGCTTCGTGCCGAGGTCATTTCCGCGGTTTCCGAAACGGGGGGGCACCTTGGGTCGTCGCTGGGCGTCGTGGAATTGGCCGTTGCGATCCACTCGGTGTTCAACACGCCGATGGACAAGCTGGTCTGGGACGTGGGCCATCAATGCTATCCCCACAAGATCCTGACCGGACGGCGGGACCGTATCCGGACCTTGCGGCAGAAGGACGGCCTGAGTGGTTTCACCAAGCGCAAGGAGAGCGAGTTCGATCCGTTCGGGGCGGCGCACAGCTCGACCTCGATCAGTGCGGCGCTGGGGTTCACCGTGGGGCGCGACATGGGGCGGCCCACGGGCGACGCGATCGCGGTGATCGGGGATGGCTCAATCAGCGCCGGCATGGCCTATGAGGCGATGAACAACGCGGGCGCCGAGGGGCGGCGGATGTTCGTGATCCTGAATGACAACGAGATGAGCATCGCGCCGCCGGTGGGCGCGATGTCGTCTTACCTGAGCGGGCTTTACGCCAACGAGCCACTGGCGCGAGTGAAAAGCCTTGCCGAGGGGTTCGAGGCGGCTCTGCCCGCGCCGATGCGCGAAGGCGCGAAGCGGGCGCGGCAGCTTGTGACAGGCGTGAGCCAGTCCGGGACGTTGTTCGAGGAGCTGGGGTTTGAATATGTGGGGCCGATCAACGGGCATGACATGGCGCAACTGCTGCCGGTGCTGCGCGCGGCACGGACGCGGGCGACGGGGCCGGTGCTGATCCATGTCTGTACAGTGAAGGGCAAGGGCTACGCGCCCGCCGAGACCAGCGCGGATTGCGGGCACGGAGTATCCAAATTCGACCCCGAGACCGGCGTGCAGGCCAAGAAATCGGGCGGCGCGCCGTCCTACACCTCGGTTTTCGGCAAGGCCCTGACGGACGAGGCGGCGCGTGACCCGAACATCGTGGCGGTGACGGCGGCGATGCCGTCGGGCACGGGCGTGAACGTCATGGCAGAACGGTTTCCGACCCGCGTGTTTGACGTCGGCATTGCCGAACAGCACGCGGTGACCTTTGCCGCCGGGATGGCGGCAAGCGGGCTGCGGCCGTTCTGCGCGATCTACTCGACCTTCCTGCAACGGGGCTATGACCAGGTGGTGCATGACGTGGCCTTGCAAGGCCTGCCGGTGCGGTTTGCGATTGACCGGGCTGGGTTGGTGGGGGCTGACGGGCCGACCCATGCGGGGGCATTCGATGTGGGCTACCTGGGCGCCTTGCCCGGGATGGTCTGCATGGCCGCTGCCGACGAGGCGGAGTTGACCCATATGGTCGCCACGGCGGCGGCACATGACGACGGGCCCATCGCGTTTCGCTATCCGCGCGGGGCGGGCACGGGTGTCGACCTGCCGGAGCGGGGCGAGGTGCTGGAGATCGGCAAGGGCCGCGTCCTGCAAGAGGGCGACGACGTGGCGATCCTGTCATACGGGGCGCACTGGGCGGAGTGCCGGGCGGCGGTGACCGCGTTGGAGGCCGAGGGCCTGTCGGTGACGCTGGCCGATGCGCGCTTTGCCAAGCCGCTGGACATGGACCTGATCCGGCAATTGGCACGGCATCACCGGGCATTGATCACGGTGGAAGAGGGCGCCATGGCGGGATTCGGCGCGATGGTGCTTCAGGCGTTAGCTGCAGAAGGCGCGTTCGACCGGGGGCTCGCGGTGCGCACGATGCACTTGCCGGACCGCTATATCGACCAGGCAAGCCCCGAGGACATGTATGCCGATGCGGGCCTGACGGCGGCCGATATTGCCGCAACCGCGCGGGCAGCAGTGGGCCGGGCGGCGGAAGTTGTCACGCTGAACGCCGTAGGCTGA
- a CDS encoding MauE/DoxX family redox-associated membrane protein — protein sequence MAMPGHLCPFGLKSLSLLKRRGFKIDDNLLTTREETDAFMEAHGVKTTPQTFIDGERIGGYSELKAHFGYRVLGEDDTTYMPVIAIFASTALMALAIVSNLYDGFPLLTWLKWFFASSMVVLAVQKLQDIEGFVNGFLGYDLLAQRYVPYGYAYPFAELYAGVGMMALIGTGSGLIWLVAPVAIFIGAVGGWSVFRAVYIDKRELTCACVGGGSNVPLGFISLTENLVMLGMGIWMLTGQFVG from the coding sequence ATGGCGATGCCGGGGCACCTGTGTCCGTTCGGGCTGAAGTCGCTGTCGTTGCTGAAGCGGCGCGGCTTCAAAATCGACGACAACCTTCTGACCACCCGCGAGGAAACCGACGCGTTCATGGAGGCGCACGGTGTGAAGACGACGCCGCAGACCTTCATCGATGGTGAACGGATCGGCGGGTACAGCGAACTCAAAGCGCATTTCGGCTATCGCGTGCTGGGCGAGGACGACACGACCTATATGCCTGTCATCGCGATTTTCGCCAGTACCGCGCTGATGGCGCTGGCAATCGTGTCGAACCTCTATGACGGCTTTCCGCTGCTGACATGGCTGAAATGGTTCTTTGCCAGCTCAATGGTGGTTCTGGCCGTCCAGAAGCTTCAGGATATCGAAGGCTTCGTGAATGGCTTTCTGGGGTATGACCTGCTGGCGCAGAGATACGTGCCCTACGGCTATGCCTATCCATTTGCCGAGCTTTACGCGGGCGTGGGCATGATGGCGCTGATCGGTACGGGCAGCGGGCTGATCTGGCTGGTCGCGCCTGTGGCGATCTTCATCGGGGCCGTCGGCGGATGGAGCGTGTTCAGGGCCGTCTATATCGACAAGCGCGAGTTGACCTGTGCCTGTGTCGGTGGAGGATCGAACGTGCCCTTGGGGTTCATTTCGCTGACCGAAAACCTGGTGATGCTGGGGATGGGGATTTGGATGCTGACTGGCCAGTTTGTCGGCTAG
- a CDS encoding putative glycolipid-binding domain-containing protein produces the protein MIAGAHAILWLSEDGKGNDACRFADADGGYLIDGSSTDADGTVLRYRIRARADGTTRRVRIGKKSRLKLRHKKDGTWTQNDTPAPEVQGATDIFLDFTPASFTLPIRRLALDIGAQSKIIAARLDMATEQLTPRHLVFRRISDDNYEVETGETGTTTRISVDDQGIVQSQPGHWIAQA, from the coding sequence ATGATCGCAGGGGCACATGCAATTCTTTGGCTAAGCGAAGACGGCAAGGGCAATGACGCTTGCCGTTTTGCCGACGCCGACGGCGGATACTTGATCGACGGATCGTCGACCGACGCGGACGGCACCGTTCTTCGATACCGCATCCGTGCCCGTGCCGATGGCACGACCCGGCGCGTCCGCATCGGCAAGAAATCCCGCCTGAAACTGCGTCACAAGAAGGACGGCACCTGGACGCAAAACGACACTCCGGCGCCTGAGGTCCAGGGAGCCACCGATATCTTCCTAGACTTCACGCCGGCAAGCTTTACCCTGCCAATCCGCCGTCTTGCCCTCGACATCGGCGCTCAGTCCAAAATCATCGCGGCACGGCTGGACATGGCAACGGAACAGCTTACCCCGCGGCATCTCGTATTCCGGCGTATCTCGGACGACAATTACGAAGTCGAAACGGGCGAGACGGGCACGACCACCCGCATCTCGGTCGATGATCAAGGCATTGTTCAATCGCAACCGGGTCACTGGATCGCTCAGGCCTGA
- a CDS encoding cytochrome c family protein has protein sequence MKIHVTAIALASIAAPALAQDGDAEAGEKAFRQCKACHMVIDDAGETIVKGGQVGPNLYGLSGRTAGSVEDFSYSDLLVAAGEAGLEWDQESFAGYVQDPTPWLQEYTGEDGRGKMTYKLRKEEDAADIWAYLASVGPES, from the coding sequence ATGAAGATCCACGTTACAGCCATCGCCCTCGCCAGCATCGCCGCCCCTGCCCTAGCCCAGGACGGTGACGCGGAGGCCGGCGAGAAAGCCTTCCGCCAGTGCAAGGCCTGCCACATGGTCATCGACGACGCAGGCGAAACCATCGTAAAGGGCGGCCAGGTCGGCCCCAACCTTTACGGTCTGTCGGGTCGCACCGCAGGCTCGGTCGAGGATTTCAGTTACTCCGACCTGCTGGTCGCCGCAGGCGAAGCGGGCCTTGAGTGGGACCAGGAAAGCTTTGCGGGATACGTGCAGGACCCGACACCCTGGCTGCAAGAATATACCGGCGAAGACGGTCGCGGGAAGATGACCTACAAGCTGCGCAAGGAAGAGGATGCTGCGGACATCTGGGCCTATCTCGCCTCGGTCGGTCCCGAAAGCTGA
- the hemA gene encoding 5-aminolevulinate synthase, which translates to MDFDAMFNAQLGALKEEGNYRIFAELERRCGDFPRARSHDADTPDEVTVWCSNDYLGMGQNDQIRQVMKDAVDQCGTGAGGTRNISGTNKYHVALEHELADLHGKESALLFTSGYVSNWAALGTLGARLPDAVILSDELNHASMIEGIRHSRAQKRIWKHNDPEDLDRQLAALPANAPKIVAFESVYSMDGDICPMQEIVEVAEKHGAMTYLDEVHAVGLYGPRGGGVSEREGLADRITLIEGTLGKAYGCMGGYITGSASMCDFVRSFSSGFIFTTALPPAVAAAAQASVAHLKQSRAERDAQRDRVAYLRSQLDKRGIPHMHNASHIIPVMIKDPVKCRMLADILMQDWGIYVQPINYPTVPKGTERLRFTPGPLHSYDDIDHLVEALGVLWKQCAIAHAVA; encoded by the coding sequence ATGGATTTTGATGCCATGTTCAACGCGCAGCTTGGCGCACTCAAGGAAGAGGGCAACTACCGCATCTTCGCCGAACTCGAACGCCGCTGCGGTGATTTCCCCCGGGCGCGCAGCCATGACGCTGACACTCCTGACGAGGTGACCGTCTGGTGCTCCAACGACTATCTTGGGATGGGCCAGAACGATCAGATCCGCCAGGTCATGAAGGATGCCGTCGACCAGTGCGGCACCGGCGCCGGCGGTACCCGCAATATCTCGGGCACCAACAAGTATCACGTGGCACTCGAACACGAACTGGCCGATCTCCATGGCAAGGAAAGCGCCCTGCTCTTCACGTCCGGTTACGTCTCGAACTGGGCCGCCCTCGGCACGCTGGGCGCGCGCCTGCCCGACGCCGTGATCCTCTCGGACGAGCTCAACCACGCCTCGATGATCGAGGGTATCCGCCACTCCCGCGCCCAGAAACGTATCTGGAAGCACAACGACCCCGAAGACCTCGACCGGCAACTGGCCGCGTTGCCAGCCAACGCGCCGAAGATCGTGGCATTCGAGAGCGTCTATTCCATGGACGGTGACATCTGCCCGATGCAGGAAATCGTCGAAGTGGCCGAGAAACACGGTGCCATGACCTATCTCGACGAGGTTCATGCCGTCGGCCTCTACGGCCCCCGTGGCGGCGGTGTCAGCGAGCGCGAAGGCCTCGCCGACCGCATCACCTTGATCGAGGGCACGCTGGGCAAGGCCTACGGCTGCATGGGCGGCTACATCACCGGCTCTGCTTCGATGTGCGACTTCGTCCGCAGTTTTTCCTCGGGGTTCATTTTTACCACTGCGCTGCCCCCGGCCGTGGCCGCGGCAGCGCAGGCCAGCGTCGCGCATCTCAAGCAAAGCCGCGCCGAACGCGACGCCCAACGCGACCGCGTTGCCTACCTGCGGTCCCAGCTCGACAAGCGTGGCATCCCGCATATGCACAATGCCAGCCACATCATCCCCGTGATGATCAAGGATCCGGTCAAGTGCCGGATGCTGGCAGACATTCTGATGCAGGACTGGGGCATCTACGTGCAGCCGATCAACTATCCCACCGTCCCCAAGGGCACCGAACGGCTGCGTTTCACACCCGGCCCGCTGCACAGCTACGACGATATCGATCACTTGGTCGAGGCGCTCGGCGTCCTTTGGAAGCAATGCGCGATAGCCCACGCTGTTGCCTGA
- the puhE gene encoding putative photosynthetic complex assembly protein PuhE has translation MLTSPWIAALAALFIWWFSTGAILMVVRHADRAGGNARMICLLSSLPLLALGLWGFHTTLSMDSTLAAYGAFLTALAVWGWVELTFLTGMITGPNLRACPDGLPEWERFIRAWGTVAYHETLLTLIFVAMWLHAAGSVNTFGLWTFTILYFARISAKLNLYFGVPRINTEFLPEALGHLASHFRIQRLNWVFPISVSALTFAVACWLERLYAAQSAFDVVGFALLSAIAGLALLEHWLMVLPLPDAKLWRWMLPAPKPTQDKNTRPEGSHGF, from the coding sequence ATGCTGACCTCGCCGTGGATCGCGGCCCTTGCGGCCCTCTTTATCTGGTGGTTCTCCACTGGGGCGATCTTGATGGTGGTGCGCCATGCCGACCGCGCGGGCGGAAACGCACGCATGATCTGCCTACTGTCCTCCCTGCCCTTGCTGGCACTTGGGCTTTGGGGGTTTCACACGACGCTGTCGATGGACTCGACGCTTGCCGCCTATGGCGCGTTCCTCACGGCGCTGGCGGTTTGGGGCTGGGTGGAACTCACCTTCCTGACCGGGATGATCACCGGCCCCAACCTGCGCGCCTGTCCCGACGGCCTGCCGGAATGGGAACGCTTCATCCGGGCCTGGGGCACCGTGGCTTATCACGAGACCCTGCTGACGCTGATCTTTGTCGCGATGTGGCTGCACGCGGCCGGGTCGGTGAACACCTTCGGGCTCTGGACGTTCACGATCCTCTATTTCGCGCGCATCTCGGCCAAGCTGAACCTCTATTTCGGCGTGCCGCGCATCAATACCGAGTTCCTGCCCGAGGCGCTTGGCCATCTCGCCAGCCATTTCCGCATCCAGCGGCTCAACTGGGTCTTCCCGATCTCGGTGTCGGCCCTGACCTTCGCCGTGGCCTGCTGGCTGGAACGGCTCTACGCGGCCCAATCCGCATTCGACGTGGTGGGCTTCGCGCTTTTGTCGGCCATCGCCGGCCTCGCGCTTCTCGAACACTGGTTGATGGTGCTGCCATTGCCCGATGCCAAACTTTGGCGCTGGATGCTGCCCGCGCCCAAACCGACACAAGACAAAAATACAAGACCGGAGGGATCCCATGGATTTTGA
- the acsF gene encoding magnesium-protoporphyrin IX monomethyl ester (oxidative) cyclase, whose protein sequence is MNAHTKHNAMRPSGATHTADATTVEEGLAIAEAQDRQYNDEMATETAMSNTLLTPRFYTTDFDELDAIDVSPVRADWDKLIDQMQADPNKGHFKKNEDWDHVDWEGMDPALKKEFIDFLISSCTAEFSGCVLYKEMKRRGNNKDITQLFQLMARDEARHAGFINDALREAGLRVNLGFLTQKKKYTYFRPKFIYYATYLSEKIGYARYITIYRHLEANPEHRFHPIFKWFREWCNDEFSHGEAFALLMKTDPRLTSGRNVYWIKFFLTAVYATMYVRDHQRPAFHDALGVDPDWYAHEVFTKTSELSKQIFPITLDIESPKWQPLLEKLQKANVDLDTARKQGGPMGFVKRLSAQARAGTAFVRLMLIPSKSHKVPENVRLEPAY, encoded by the coding sequence ATGAACGCCCACACCAAACACAATGCAATGCGCCCCTCCGGGGCGACGCACACCGCCGACGCCACCACCGTTGAAGAGGGGCTCGCGATCGCCGAAGCGCAGGATCGCCAGTACAACGATGAAATGGCGACCGAAACGGCGATGTCCAACACGCTGCTCACGCCGCGCTTCTACACCACCGATTTCGACGAGCTTGACGCGATCGACGTCAGCCCGGTGCGCGCCGATTGGGACAAGCTGATTGACCAGATGCAGGCCGACCCCAACAAGGGCCACTTCAAGAAGAACGAGGACTGGGACCATGTCGACTGGGAGGGGATGGACCCCGCCCTGAAGAAGGAATTCATCGACTTCCTGATCTCGAGCTGCACCGCCGAATTTTCGGGCTGCGTCCTCTACAAGGAAATGAAGCGCCGCGGCAACAACAAGGACATCACGCAGCTTTTTCAGCTGATGGCCCGTGACGAGGCCCGGCACGCCGGCTTCATCAACGACGCCCTGCGCGAGGCCGGGCTGCGGGTGAACCTCGGCTTCCTGACGCAAAAGAAGAAATACACCTACTTCCGGCCCAAGTTCATCTATTACGCCACCTACCTTTCGGAAAAGATCGGCTACGCACGGTATATCACGATCTACCGCCACCTCGAGGCCAACCCCGAGCATCGCTTCCACCCGATCTTCAAGTGGTTCCGCGAGTGGTGCAATGACGAGTTCAGCCACGGCGAGGCTTTCGCCCTGCTGATGAAGACCGACCCAAGGCTGACCTCCGGCAGAAACGTCTACTGGATCAAGTTCTTCCTGACGGCGGTCTACGCCACGATGTATGTCCGCGACCACCAGCGCCCGGCCTTTCACGACGCGCTCGGCGTCGATCCGGACTGGTACGCGCACGAGGTCTTCACCAAGACGTCGGAGCTGTCCAAGCAGATCTTCCCGATCACGCTGGATATCGAAAGCCCGAAATGGCAGCCGCTGCTGGAAAAGCTGCAAAAGGCCAATGTCGACCTCGACACCGCCCGCAAGCAGGGCGGCCCGATGGGCTTCGTCAAGCGTCTGTCGGCGCAGGCCCGCGCGGGGACTGCCTTCGTGCGATTGATGCTGATCCCGTCGAAGTCGCACAAGGTGCCGGAAAACGTGCGGCTGGAGCCGGCCTACTGA